The Brachionichthys hirsutus isolate HB-005 chromosome 8, CSIRO-AGI_Bhir_v1, whole genome shotgun sequence genome contains a region encoding:
- the tmem51b gene encoding transmembrane protein 51b codes for MCSSRGICCESSRNRSSRSGGSGSGAHYALCALGVGLIALGIVMIVWTVIPMDGESSDSSSTKSNNSTAGRDDEEEDPESTKSSTVAMVLVGVGVVLLLLSICLGVRSKRQASVRRGQPAATGVALMDHVAGQPAADPTAFSVPSYEEVVGSDEYPVRRSNLRDSTSQLPSYEDIIAAVENEGAEPTQDTAPSGPAAASAEDARPQTDPPGLAPNPSLPTRSTSRASRLLRPLRVRRIKSDKLHLKDFRIQIRTPTHNPVTIEPITPPPQYDNKIPELE; via the exons ATGTGTTCCAGTCGGGGTATATGCTGTGAAAGCAGCCGTAACAGATCCTCCAGGTCAGGGGGCTCTGGTTCAGGGGCTCACTATGCCCTGTGTGCCCTGGGAGTGGGGCTCATTGCCCTGGGTATTGTCATGATTGTGTGGACTGTGATACCAATGGACGGAGAGTCCTCCGACAGCTCATCCACGAAGTCAAACAACTCTACCGCTGGGCGAGACGATGAAGAAGAGGACCCAGAAAGCACAAAATCGTCAACAGTGGCTATGGTGCTGGTTGGAGTTGGAGTAGTCTTGTTGCTGCTATCCATTTGTCTTGGTGTGAGGAGTAAGAGACAAGCAAGCGTTAGGCGAGGCCAGCCAGCAGCGACGGGAGTCGCCCTCATGGATCATGTGGCCGGGCAGCC AGCTGCTGACCCAACTGCTTTCAGCGTGCCGAGCTACGAGGAGGTCGTTGGCAGCGACGAGTACCCTGTCCGCCGCAGCAACCTTCGCGACAGCACCTCCCAGCTACCGTCCTACGAGGACATCATAGCTGCCGTAGAAAATGAGGGAGCAGAACCCACCCAGGACACCGCGCCAAGTGGCCCTGCAGCAGCATCCGCTGAAGATGCACGGCCGCAGACCGACCCACCTGGCCTCGCACCGAACCCCAGTCTGCCCACCCGTAGCACCAGCCGGGCCAGCCGCTTGCTGCGGCCACTCCGGGTCAGGAGAATCAAATCAGACAAGCTGCACCTGAAGGACTTCCGCATCCAGATCCGCACCCCCACCCATAATCCAGTGACCATTGAACCCATCACGCCGCCACCGCAGTATGATAATAAGATTCCTGAGTTGGAGTAG